Proteins encoded by one window of Thermodesulfovibrionales bacterium:
- a CDS encoding MlaD family protein, translating into MQEIKETDPRFLFLKGKVWLFSVIALLSGLLLLFLIAKERGLFVKMQDVYFIADRATGLSVGMPVKVSGFKIGRLKEMQLQDDASVKVILSIESSHMKWLRTDSFAILTKEGLIGESIIEVIPGRERQLRPGEPIRFERLKGIEEMAGELKQELTDIIGGIKELLDYINSPRGEIKRSLSNIQKVTENLIETTESMNKLLEELNRRAVSIGESTEDTLAETKRRLEEISGLITTTRESIDRLSKELIDTAKTIKETVDLSSKDIPAILENTRRNLEDIEDILQSIKGLWPVRSGIKKIEIKPLEGDTYER; encoded by the coding sequence TTGCAGGAGATCAAGGAGACTGATCCAAGATTTCTTTTTCTTAAAGGAAAGGTATGGCTTTTCAGTGTTATAGCCCTACTATCAGGTCTTCTCCTCCTTTTTCTTATAGCAAAGGAGCGCGGGCTTTTTGTAAAAATGCAAGACGTCTACTTTATTGCTGATAGGGCTACAGGACTTTCTGTTGGAATGCCTGTCAAGGTATCTGGTTTCAAGATTGGAAGGCTGAAAGAGATGCAACTTCAGGATGATGCTTCTGTAAAGGTAATACTTTCTATAGAGAGCTCTCATATGAAATGGCTGAGAACAGATTCCTTTGCTATTCTTACAAAAGAGGGTTTAATCGGAGAATCTATAATAGAAGTAATTCCTGGCAGGGAAAGGCAGCTCAGACCAGGAGAACCGATAAGATTTGAAAGACTAAAGGGTATTGAGGAGATGGCTGGAGAGCTGAAGCAAGAGCTTACAGATATTATAGGGGGAATAAAGGAGCTCCTTGATTATATTAATTCACCCAGGGGTGAAATAAAAAGAAGCCTCTCAAATATACAGAAAGTTACAGAGAATCTGATAGAAACTACTGAATCAATGAATAAACTTCTTGAAGAGCTAAACAGAAGGGCTGTCTCCATAGGAGAAAGCACAGAAGATACCCTTGCTGAAACTAAAAGGAGGTTAGAGGAAATTTCAGGACTTATCACGACTACCAGGGAATCTATAGATCGTCTATCAAAGGAGCTTATTGATACAGCAAAGACAATTAAAGAAACAGTAGATCTTTCCTCAAAGGATATACCAGCCATTCTTGAAAATACTAGAAGAAATCTTGAGGATATTGAAGATATTCTCCAGAGCATTAAGGGATTATGGCCTGTAAGGAGTGGTATTAAGAAGATAGAGATAAAACCTCTTGAGGGAGACACCTATGAAAGATGA